In Vogesella indigofera, the sequence CTGGAAGTCACCGTACCATTTGCTGACGTTCTTGATCTCGATCATGCTCATACTGCCAACCTCTTCTGCAGACGCTTCACCAGAGTGGACGCGCCGAAACTGATAACAAAGTACACCGCACCGGCAAAAATCAGGAACTCGTGCGATTGCCCCATGATGTCGCCGCGCGCGCGCGCGGCATTGAGGAAGTCGATCAAACCGACTGCATACACCAGCGAGGTGTCCTGGAACAGGATGATGGTCTGCTGCAGCAGCAGCGGGGTCATCTTGCGGAACGCCTGCGGCAGGATGATCAGGCGCATCGCCTGGCTGTAGGTCATGCCCACGGCGTAGGCGGCGTTGATCTGCCCCTTGGAGATCGACTGGATACCGGCGCGCACGATCTCGCAGTAGTAGGCCGCCTCAAACATCACGAACGCCACCAGGCAGGAGGTGAAGGCGCCGACGGCGATGAACTCGCCGGTGATCCAGTTCAGGATCATCGGCACCGCCAGGTAGAACCAGGTGATCACCAGCAGCAGCGGGATGGAGCGGAAGTAGTTGACGTAGGCCTTGGCGAAACCGGACAGCACCGCGCTGTTGGACATGCGCGCCAGTGCCAGCACGGTACCGAGGGCGATGCCGCCCGCGACCGCCAGCAACAGCAGCTGCAGCGTCAGTTTCATGCCGTCCCACAGGCTGGGCAACGACGGGATAATCTGGCTGAAATCCATTATTTGGCCCCTCCCATCATGCCGGGAATGCGCACTTTCTTCTCCACCAGGCTCATCAGCGTCATCAGGCTCATGTTGAGCACGAAGTAGATCACCGTAGCGAGGGTAAACGCTTCAAAGATGTTGGCACTGAATTCCGCGGTCTGCTTGGTCTGCGCCAGCAGCTCCATCAGGCCGATCAGCGACGCCACCGAGGAGTTCTTGAAGATGTTGAGGAACTCGCTGGTGAGCGGCGGGATGATGATGCGGAACGCCTGCGGCAGCAGCACGTGGCGATAGGTCTGCCCGATGCTGAAACCGACCGCCAGCGCGGCGGCACTCTGGCCCTTGGGTAGCGCCTGGATGCCGGTACGCACCTGCTCGCACACCCGCGCCGCGGTAAACAGCGCCAGACACACCACCACCGAAACATAGGCCGAGGTCGCCGGGTTCAGGTCCTGTTTGAACCAGATCTGCAGCGGCTCCGGCAGATAGTCCGGCACCACGAAATACCACATGAACAGCTGCACCAGCAGCGGCACGTTGCGGAACAGCTCGACATAGGCGGTGGCAATCGCCGGCAGCACCTTGCCCGGCAGGGTGCGCATCACGCCCAGCACCGACCCCAGCAGCAGGGCGATGATCCAGGCCAGCAGCGCCACCGCGATGGTCCAGCCCAGACCGGAGACGAACCAGTCCAGGTAGATTTCGCTGCCGATGCCTGTGGACTTGAAGAAGATGTTCCAGTCCCAGTTGTAATTCATTGACTTCTCCAAAAGAAAAGGGGCGCCAGCAGCGCCCCTCCGGGAGCGGGTTTCCGGGCGTTGCCGCCCGGTCCCGGTCTCGTTTCACGCTTGCTTCAGAAAACCCGCTCCGTCATTACCAACAAGCTGCTTACATTTCCTCGGCAGACTTGTCTGTCGGCTTGGCCACCAGCGCCTTGAACTCGTCGGACATCGGGAAGTTCAGGTTCA encodes:
- a CDS encoding ABC transporter permease subunit (The N-terminal region of this protein, as described by TIGR01726, is a three transmembrane segment that identifies a subfamily of ABC transporter permease subunits, which specificities that include histidine, arginine, glutamine, glutamate, L-cystine (sic), the opines (in Agrobacterium) octopine and nopaline, etc.), whose translation is MDFSQIIPSLPSLWDGMKLTLQLLLLAVAGGIALGTVLALARMSNSAVLSGFAKAYVNYFRSIPLLLVITWFYLAVPMILNWITGEFIAVGAFTSCLVAFVMFEAAYYCEIVRAGIQSISKGQINAAYAVGMTYSQAMRLIILPQAFRKMTPLLLQQTIILFQDTSLVYAVGLIDFLNAARARGDIMGQSHEFLIFAGAVYFVISFGASTLVKRLQKRLAV
- a CDS encoding amino acid ABC transporter permease, which codes for MNYNWDWNIFFKSTGIGSEIYLDWFVSGLGWTIAVALLAWIIALLLGSVLGVMRTLPGKVLPAIATAYVELFRNVPLLVQLFMWYFVVPDYLPEPLQIWFKQDLNPATSAYVSVVVCLALFTAARVCEQVRTGIQALPKGQSAAALAVGFSIGQTYRHVLLPQAFRIIIPPLTSEFLNIFKNSSVASLIGLMELLAQTKQTAEFSANIFEAFTLATVIYFVLNMSLMTLMSLVEKKVRIPGMMGGAK